The following coding sequences are from one Achromobacter sp. B7 window:
- a CDS encoding GtrA family protein yields MRALLRQISLFVAVGCAAAATHWAVAVGCVEAFALPPLAANLIGWLVAFVVSFAGHYRLTFRHAQIPWTIAIRRFFFISAAGFFINESAYALLLHTTSIRYDVLLALILIGLAFATFIASRLWAFRKPTA; encoded by the coding sequence ATGCGCGCCTTGCTTCGTCAGATCAGCCTGTTTGTCGCCGTCGGATGCGCGGCTGCCGCCACCCATTGGGCGGTGGCTGTCGGCTGCGTCGAAGCCTTCGCCCTGCCCCCGCTGGCCGCCAACCTGATCGGCTGGCTGGTCGCCTTCGTCGTATCTTTTGCCGGCCACTATCGGCTTACGTTCAGACATGCCCAAATACCCTGGACCATAGCGATCCGCCGTTTCTTTTTCATTTCAGCGGCGGGCTTTTTCATCAACGAATCGGCCTACGCGCTGCTGCTGCACACCACCAGCATCCGCTACGACGTGTTGCTGGCATTGATCTTGATCGGGCTGGCGTTCGCCACATTCATCGCGAGCCGTCTGTGGGCGTTTCGCAAGCCCACCGCGTAA
- a CDS encoding ChbG/HpnK family deacetylase — protein MSKRVIVCGDDFGMNADIDEGMIALADMGRISAVSCLSLGPTFAANARRLGARNVDIGLHVNLSESLGADAEPMPSLSKLIISAYTGRLDAAWVQTQLNRQFDAFEAALGRAPDYIDGHQHVHQLPGVRDQVLAQLKRRFGERRPWLRQTAPGMLSGIPMKEAIKARIIGALGAAALARQASRDGLRTNRRLLGVYGFDGGKRRYAGLLQNWLFNARDGDLLMCHPAMNSQEGSAMSRQRRAEFDVLASPKLGDWMNANGVRISRLPTH, from the coding sequence ATGAGCAAACGAGTCATAGTCTGCGGCGACGATTTTGGCATGAATGCCGACATCGATGAAGGCATGATTGCGTTGGCCGACATGGGGCGCATCAGCGCTGTCAGCTGCTTGTCGCTTGGCCCGACGTTTGCCGCCAACGCTCGCCGGCTTGGCGCGCGCAACGTGGATATCGGCTTGCATGTGAACCTGTCCGAGTCGCTGGGCGCGGATGCCGAACCGATGCCGTCCTTGAGCAAGCTCATCATCAGCGCGTACACAGGGCGACTGGACGCGGCCTGGGTGCAAACGCAATTGAATCGCCAGTTCGACGCCTTTGAAGCCGCCCTGGGGCGCGCGCCCGACTATATCGACGGCCATCAACACGTGCACCAGCTGCCGGGCGTGCGCGATCAAGTGTTGGCGCAACTGAAGCGGCGCTTTGGCGAACGACGCCCGTGGCTGCGCCAGACGGCGCCGGGCATGCTTAGCGGCATCCCCATGAAGGAAGCGATCAAGGCGCGCATCATCGGCGCGTTGGGGGCGGCAGCGCTGGCGCGTCAGGCAAGCCGCGACGGCCTGCGCACCAATCGCCGGCTGCTGGGCGTGTATGGATTCGACGGCGGCAAGCGGCGCTATGCCGGCCTGCTGCAGAACTGGCTGTTCAATGCGCGCGATGGGGATCTGCTGATGTGCCATCCCGCGATGAATAGCCAAGAGGGCAGTGCCATGTCGCGACAACGGCGCGCTGAATTCGACGTGTTGGCCAGCCCCAAACTGGGTGATTGGATGAACGCCAACGGCGTGCGCATTTCACGTCTGCCCACGCACTGA